The proteins below are encoded in one region of Aestuariivirga litoralis:
- a CDS encoding HAD family hydrolase has product MCDWAIIFDVDGVLLELTSAEEELFFQPFARRIDADVLSRDWNSYKIRNDEEIVKEIVARYGLPPIEAAMITREYLALLEGQLALDLKSEVIAGADQLLKQLRGKARLGIATANFRKAAELRLTQAGLWPMVSSLAHGADGGGAKAEILARAIAEVKLPRERIIFIGDNLNDVEAGLRNGVHFIGFSVDANRRSALAQAGAKRLAAQHDETTALIENILGA; this is encoded by the coding sequence GTGTGTGACTGGGCCATCATCTTTGACGTCGATGGCGTACTGCTGGAGCTGACAAGCGCCGAGGAGGAGCTGTTCTTCCAGCCCTTTGCCAGGCGCATTGATGCGGATGTTCTTTCGCGCGACTGGAATTCCTACAAGATACGCAATGACGAAGAGATCGTGAAGGAAATCGTGGCGCGCTATGGCCTGCCACCGATTGAAGCTGCGATGATCACGCGCGAATATCTGGCGCTGCTGGAAGGCCAGCTTGCTTTGGATTTGAAATCGGAAGTGATCGCGGGTGCGGATCAACTGTTGAAGCAATTGCGCGGCAAGGCACGGCTCGGCATCGCCACCGCGAATTTCCGCAAGGCGGCGGAGCTGCGGCTGACGCAGGCTGGGCTATGGCCGATGGTTTCAAGCCTCGCGCATGGGGCTGATGGCGGCGGGGCGAAGGCTGAGATTCTGGCGCGGGCGATTGCTGAAGTGAAACTGCCGCGTGAGCGCATCATTTTCATCGGTGACAATCTCAACGATGTGGAAGCGGGATTGCGCAATGGCGTGCATTTCATCGGCTTCAGCGTGGATGCAAACCGGCGTTCTGCGCTTGCGCAAGCGGGTGCGAAACGTCTTGCAGCGCAACATGACGAGACAACTGCACTGATCGAAAACATTCTCGGCGCTTGA